The sequence below is a genomic window from Candidatus Neomarinimicrobiota bacterium.
TGGTCGGGACCGGAAGGTGTCGGTGGATGAAGATACTCCCTTGCTCTGGGTTCTTCGCGATGAGCTTGGTCTGACCGGAACGAAGTTTGGATGTGGACGGGGCCTGTGCGGTTCGTGTACAGTTCATTTGAATGGCGAGTCCACCCGTTCATGCATGACCACTGTCGATTACGCCGAAGGAAACGATATCACCACCATCGAAGGCCTTTCGCCTGACGTCACTCATTTCATTCAGGAAGCGTGGATTGCGGAAGAGGTTCCCCAGTGCGGCTATTGTCAATCTGGACAGGTCATGGCCGCCGCCGCCTTACTGGAACGCAATCCCAATCCTTCCGATCAGGATATTGATGTGGGAATGAAAATGAATCTTTGCCGCTGCGGAACATACCAGCGCATCCGGAAGGCTATCCACAGGGCAGCAGGTGAGATAAGATGAGCACCTCAGTTTCCAGAAGAGATTTTTTGAAAGTGACCTCTTCGGCCGGTGCCGGGCTGATGATGGGTGTTTACCTTCCTGGCAAACCCCGTTTCAAATCTGCAGCCGTAGACAGTTTTGAACCTAACGTCTGGATCAAAATTTCACCGGATAATAAGGTTACCATTACTTTGGCGAAGTCAGAGATGGGCCAGGGAGTCAAGACAGCCTTGCCCATGATTGTGGCCGACGAACTGGATGCGGACTGGCAAAATGTAGAAGTAGTTCAAGCCGATGCCCATCCTGACAAATATGGTGGTATGATGACTGTTGGGAGCAGAAGTGTAAGAGGCGGTGCCTGGATACGACTTCGGGAGACAGGGGCCACCGTCCGGGAGATGCTTGTCTCCGCCGCCGCAAAGCGATGGGGGGTTGACCCCGCATCCTGCCGGACAGATAACAGCTCCGTTTATCACGATGCATCAAATAGATCTCTGACCTACGGTAAACTGACAGCCGATGCATCAGGGCTAAAGGTTCCTAAGAAACCACAGCTGAAAGACCCTTCCCAGTTTAAGTACATCGGCAAATCCATACCTCAGATAGATACACCGGACAAGGTGAGCGGGAAAACTGTTTTTGGACTGGATGTGCGGCTCCCAGACATGCTTTATGCAACCGTCGTTCATCCGCCGGTTTTCGGCGCTTCCGTAAAGAGTTTTGATGATCGGGAAGCAATAAAAGTCGCCGGTGTAAAGAAAGTGTTTCAAGTCTCTCTGGGTGTGGCGGTGGTGGCCAAAAGTACATGGGCCGCCTTCAAGGGTGCCAGGGCACTCCAGATCAAATGGGACAATGGTAATTTTTCCATGGATACAAAGGACATTTCAAAAAGCTTCCGGGACTTGGCCAAAAAAAGGGGTGTAGTAGCCCGAAATGACGGGAATACAGAAAAGGCCATGAAGAAAGTTGACAGTCATCTGGAAGCGGTCTATGAGGTACCCTATCTGGCTCACGCCACTATGGAGCCCATGAACTGCACGGCCCATGTAAAGCAGGGTCGTTGTGAACTGTGGGCACCCACACAGAATCCCCAGGGATCCCAGCGGACGGCCGCCCAGCTCACAGGTTTTTCCAATGATCAGGTCACAGTTCACGTGACCCAGTTGGGGTGCGGCTTTGGCCGGAGAAGCAGAACAGATTTTATCCAGGATGCCGTTGAAACAGCCATGAAGGTCGACGCTCCTGTGCAGGTCGTCTGGACAAGAGAAGAGGATATGCAGCACGATTACTACCGGCCTGCCACTTACAATATTTTAGAAGCAGGACTCGATAAAGCGGGAAAACCTGTAGCTTGGAATCACCGTGTGGTGGCACCACCCATCGGCAGAAGGGGAGGCCCCAACAGCTTGGATCGTTCTTCTGTTAACGGTGCATCCAACCTGCCCTACGATATCTCCAATATCTTTGTGGACTATTGCAGATCCGATATACCCGTTCCCGTCGGTCACTGGCGCTCGGTAGGTCCTTCACAGAATACATTTATTACGGAAAGTTTTATCGATGAAGTCGCCTTTGCCGCCGGAAAAGATCCGTTTGAATACAGAAGAAAACTGCTGAAAAACCAGCCAAGACTCCGAAATGTTCTGGAACTGGCCGCTGAAAAATCCGGCTGGGGCGGGAAACTTCCCGAAGGCTTCGCAAGGGGCATAGCGGTGGTGGAAGATAAGGGGAGCGCCTGTGCACAGGTTGCAGAAATCTCTATTGAAAAGAGTCAAGTGAAAATTCACCGTGTCACCTGTGCTCTTGATTGTGGTCAGGTGATCCATCCAGGTATCGTGGAATCACAAACTGTCGGATCTGTGGTGTATGGACTCTCGGCCGCTCTCTATGGCGAAATCACCATCAAAAAGGGGAAGGTGACCCAGAGTAATTTTGACAACTATCCTCTCCTTGGTATTCATGAAATGCCTAAGGTAGATGTTCACCTGGTAGACAGCAATGAAGAGCCAGGTGGGGCAGGTGAACCGGCCGTACCACCTTCAGCTCCCGCTGTTACAAATGCAATCTTTGCTCTCACTGGACAAAGGATACGGAGTCTGCCAGTTTCCCTTAACGGGATGAGGACTATGTAGTCCGGAAAAACCTCTTTTTCCTCAGAAGAGGTGGCTTTAGGCAGTCCTTTTTTCTTTATTGTAAACCTGATCCTAATTATAACTGTTCTTACTATCCATTGGAAATGGGTGAAATTCCTTTTTAACCTTTTACCTAATTGCTCCGTCAAATGAGCAAATGATAAATGAAGGACGGCGACCTTGTAATACGGTTTCAAAATGGAGAAGAACAAGCATTTGATGAGCTGGTTAAAAAACATTACCCCACAACACTCAACTTACTCGTCCGCCTTGCCGGCAACAGCATGGACGCCGATGACCTTTGCCAGGAGACGTTTATTCGCGCCTACCACAGTCTCAGGAAATTCAAGGCCAAATCACAGTTTTCAACATGGCTTTACCGAATCGCTGTTAATGTGGCCAACACTCACCACAGAAAGGAAAAAACGAGGCAGTTTCTCTCATTTGGCCACGACCCGGAAGCTATGGCAGCTGATGATCCTAAGGAGCCACGTGAATTGGACCCGGAGATGTGGGATGCTATTAACAGCTTGCCACAGAAACAAAAAATGGTATTAACATTGAGAATATTTCAGGAACTTCCCTTCAAAGAGGTGGCTGGCATTTTGAACATGACTGAAAACAGTGCCAAAGTAAATTATCACCACGCCATTGAGCGACTTAAGTCAACATTAGGAGAAACCGAGTAATGTCCGTTGAAAAGCGGCTCAACTCCCTGAAAAGCCATTCAAAAGAACCGGGTGATACCGAATCTTTCCTGGCTGAGCTGAAAGGCGAGATGATTCGACGGGGTCGCAGGCGACAGAACATTGTGAATTCTATTTCCGGTTTGGTAGTGGCACTGGCTATAGGGGTGGGACTTTACATCACCAGTCCGACTGCCGATCCAACCCTTGCCAATGCTGATATGTCGGAGATAATTATTGATCTGAGCGGTCAGCCGGACTCTATCACCGTTTTTGATGATGAAGAATTCATTATGGCATCTATGGATTATCTCATTGGTGGTACAGAA
It includes:
- a CDS encoding xanthine dehydrogenase family protein molybdopterin-binding subunit, with the protein product MSTSVSRRDFLKVTSSAGAGLMMGVYLPGKPRFKSAAVDSFEPNVWIKISPDNKVTITLAKSEMGQGVKTALPMIVADELDADWQNVEVVQADAHPDKYGGMMTVGSRSVRGGAWIRLRETGATVREMLVSAAAKRWGVDPASCRTDNSSVYHDASNRSLTYGKLTADASGLKVPKKPQLKDPSQFKYIGKSIPQIDTPDKVSGKTVFGLDVRLPDMLYATVVHPPVFGASVKSFDDREAIKVAGVKKVFQVSLGVAVVAKSTWAAFKGARALQIKWDNGNFSMDTKDISKSFRDLAKKRGVVARNDGNTEKAMKKVDSHLEAVYEVPYLAHATMEPMNCTAHVKQGRCELWAPTQNPQGSQRTAAQLTGFSNDQVTVHVTQLGCGFGRRSRTDFIQDAVETAMKVDAPVQVVWTREEDMQHDYYRPATYNILEAGLDKAGKPVAWNHRVVAPPIGRRGGPNSLDRSSVNGASNLPYDISNIFVDYCRSDIPVPVGHWRSVGPSQNTFITESFIDEVAFAAGKDPFEYRRKLLKNQPRLRNVLELAAEKSGWGGKLPEGFARGIAVVEDKGSACAQVAEISIEKSQVKIHRVTCALDCGQVIHPGIVESQTVGSVVYGLSAALYGEITIKKGKVTQSNFDNYPLLGIHEMPKVDVHLVDSNEEPGGAGEPAVPPSAPAVTNAIFALTGQRIRSLPVSLNGMRTM
- a CDS encoding (2Fe-2S)-binding protein; translation: MPRYTLNINGRDRKVSVDEDTPLLWVLRDELGLTGTKFGCGRGLCGSCTVHLNGESTRSCMTTVDYAEGNDITTIEGLSPDVTHFIQEAWIAEEVPQCGYCQSGQVMAAAALLERNPNPSDQDIDVGMKMNLCRCGTYQRIRKAIHRAAGEIR
- a CDS encoding sigma-70 family RNA polymerase sigma factor — encoded protein: MKDGDLVIRFQNGEEQAFDELVKKHYPTTLNLLVRLAGNSMDADDLCQETFIRAYHSLRKFKAKSQFSTWLYRIAVNVANTHHRKEKTRQFLSFGHDPEAMAADDPKEPRELDPEMWDAINSLPQKQKMVLTLRIFQELPFKEVAGILNMTENSAKVNYHHAIERLKSTLGETE